The Erigeron canadensis isolate Cc75 chromosome 4, C_canadensis_v1, whole genome shotgun sequence genome window below encodes:
- the LOC122597413 gene encoding uncharacterized protein LOC122597413 → MSFSLRIHTYSGPLLSDDDSDEELMAIMKDCIELDEAEPSQKLTREPVYRDRYGTADQLMIDYFIEDSTFAPHHFRRRFRMRKNLFMRIIRDIQSYFLSPKPRHFTRMEDLRVDARKRLVLVPSINVYLPYDNWPEYLRRPTPDDIQRLLGKHEELHGFPGMLESIDWQYTRGDKGRPTIILEAVASYDLWIWHAYFGAAGSNNDINVLNQSNLFREIIEDTAPDTPFNVNGTEYKKTYYLADDIYPEWSMFVKSFSCSQDEKRKKFKKYQESARKDVEREFGVLQGRWEILQAPAEAMSVNKIRRTMYACVMLHNMIVEDSRYAITSYEENFINEPRNLPRRTFEERLKVHERTIKELRDRHVHHSLRHDLVEHIWSLP, encoded by the exons ATGTCTTTCTCATTGAGAATCCATACATACTCGGGTCCATTGCTTAGCGATGACGACAGTGATGAGGAGCTCATGGCTATCATGAAAGATTGTATCGAGCTCGATGAGGCCGAACCGTCCCAGAAATTAACTCGGGAACCGGTTTATAGAGATCGGTATGGGACTGCTGACCAACTCATGATAGATTATTTCATTGAAGACTCAACGTTTGCGCCACACCATTTTAGGCGGCGTTTTCGAATGAGAAAGAACTTGTTCATGCGCATCATTCGCGATATACAAAGCTACTTTTTGTCTCCAAAACCAAGACATTTTACCCGAATGGAAGACTTACGTGTCGATGCAAGAAAAAGGTTGGTTTTAGTACCATCCATAAATGTGTATCTGCCATACGACAACTGGC CTGAGTATTTGCGAAGACCCACACCGGATGACATACAACGTTTGCTAGGCAAACACGAAGAACTTCATGGGTTTCCGGGGATGTTAGAAAGCATCGATT GGCAATACACTCGTGGTGATAAAGGACGTCCAACCATCATACTTGAAGCGGTTGCGTCTTATGATTTATGGATATGGCATGCATATTTTGGCGCTGCAGGATCTAACAACGACATAAACGTCCTGAATCAGTCAAATTTGTTTAg ggAAATAATTGAGGATACGGCTCCCGACACTCCATTTAACGTTAACGGGACCGAATATAAGAAGACATACTACCTTGCTGATGACATTTATCCAGAGTGGTCTATGTTTGTGAAATCGTTCTCATGCTCGCAAGACGAGAAAAGGAAGAAGTTTAAGAAGTACCAAGAAAGTGCTCGAAAAGATGTTGAGCGGGAATTCGGAGTTCTTCAAGGTCGATGGGAGATACTTCAGGCACCGGCAGAAGCCATGAGTGTTAATAAGATTCGCCGAACCATGTATGCGTGTGTTATGTTGCATAACATGATTGTTGAGGATTCGAGATATGCCATAACCTCTTACGAAGAGAATTTCATTAACGAGCCACGTAACCTACCACGACGAACATTCGAGGAGAGGCTAAAGGTGCATGAGCGGACCATTAAGGAACTTCGAGACCGACACGTCCACCATTCTCTACGTCATGATCTCGTCGAGCATATTTGGAGTCTTCCTTAA
- the LOC122596170 gene encoding homeobox-leucine zipper protein ATHB-13-like yields MTCNGMAFFPTNNFMLPAAASHDHEDDHHTPDSLSPLLQPCTTTHDFHGAASFLGKRSIMPYVTDQLCDQEITNNNGEDELSDDGLIGSEKKRRLNIEQVRTLERNFELGNKLDPERKMQLARSLGLQPRQIAIWFQNRRARWKTKQLEKDYDVLKKQFEAIKAQNDSLVSQNHKLHAELMVLKNKQEPTDSINLNIKETEGSCSNRSENSSRSTPAINSPPRLSSHHYHKQPIIPNLFPSSINDDHHDHDHQIFHNLSSRVVSDHLHGLLKADHHQPAANHNNTSNIIKEEALCNMFAGSIEDPSGAFWPWLEQQPAQFN; encoded by the exons ATGACTTGCAATGGAATGGCTTTCTTCCCTACCAATAATTTCATGCTACCAGCTGCAGCTTCTCATGATCATGAAGATGACCATCATACCCCTGATTCTCTTTCTCCACTTCTCCAACCCTGCACCACTACTCACGACTTCCATG gagcAGCCTCATTTTTGGGGAAGAGATCAATAATGCCATATGTAACCGATCAATTATGCGATCAAGAAATTACCAACAATAATGGTGAAGACGAATTATCGGATGATGGATTGATTGGAAGTGAGAAAAAGAGAAGACTAAACATAGAACAAGTGAGGACACTTGAAAGGAACTTTGAGTTGGGAAATAAACTTGATCCTGAGAGGAAAATGCAGCTTGCAAGATCACTTGGGCTTCAACCAAGACAAATTGCAATTTGGTTTCAAAATAGAAGGGCAAGATGGAAGACAAAGCAATTggaaaaagattatgatgtgCTCAAGAAACAATTTGAAGCTATCAAAGCTCAAAATGACTCACTTGTTTCTCAAAATCACAAACTTCATGCTGAG TTGATGGTACTTAAGAACAAGCAGGAACCAACAGATTCAATCAACCTCAACATTAAAGAAACCGAAGGATCGTGTAGCAACAGAAGTGAAAACAGTTCAAGATCAACACCAGCAATCAATAGCCCCCCGCGGTTATCATCACACCATTATCACAAGCAGCCAATCATCCCTAACCTCTTTCCATCTTCCATTAATGATGATCACCATGATCATGATCATCAAATCTTTCACAATCTATCATCAAGGGTAGTGTCAGATCATTTGCATGGCCTATTGAAAGCAGATCATCATCAACCGGCGGCTAACcataataatacgagtaatattatTAAAGAAGAAGCCTTGTGCAATATGTTTGCTGGCTCTATCGAA